The following coding sequences lie in one Vitis vinifera cultivar Pinot Noir 40024 chromosome 19, ASM3070453v1 genomic window:
- the LOC104877789 gene encoding uncharacterized protein LOC104877789, with the protein MPGLDPSIAQHRLPILPHARPVKQKLRRLHPRWSLQVKKEIQKQLSVGFLLVVKYPEWLANVVHVPKKDGKVRVCVDFQDLNKNVGAAYQRAATTLFHDMMHRDVDVYVDDMIVKSQDRADHLATLQRFFERIKQFRLRLNPKKCTFGVTYGKLLGHIVIERDICEPICRLLRKSEPRVWDDDCQCTFKKIKECLVSSPVLVPPTPGRHLLMYLSISDIAMGCMLAQLDDSGKDRTIYYLSKRTLKYECRYIMIECLCLALVWVTRKLRHYVTEYSILLVSRLDPLRYLFGMLVLTVSDDRSVDDDFPDEQFVLMTSIAGWRLYFDGATNQSGFGLETTLDLGVRQLEIHGDSNLVIQQTQSIWRTRDEKLKPYHAYLDLLGNRFEELRYIHLPMAENQSADALATLAFVIEIHAGVTMRPLLIETGSVPAYCCLIGDIEDQDGLPWYHDIYQFLSCGAYPESAIVKDKRALRQLATRFVICGESLYRRSPDGLLLLYLDRASVDRVMREVHAGVCGPHMEGHMLARKIMRTVWGIDIIGNISPKSFSGHEYILVAIDYFTKWVETASYARLMAAKVTKFIRSHIICRYGVPHELISDRGVHFRGEVDTLVQEYGIQHHRSSA; encoded by the exons atgccaggccttgatccCTCTATAGCCCAGCATCGCTTGCCCATCTTGCCACATGCTAGaccagttaagcagaaattgaggagATTACACCCTCGATGGAGTTTGCAGGTTAAGAAAGAGATTCAAAAACAACTTAGTGTTGGTTTCCTATTAGTGGTCAAATATCCTGAGTGGCTGGCTAATGTCGTCCATGTTCCtaaaaaggatggcaaagttAGAGTCTGTGTTGACTTTCAAGATTTGAACAAG aatgtaGGGGCCGCCTATCAGAGAGCTGCTACTACTctattccatgacatgatgcatagagATGTTGATGtatatgtagatgacatgatagtgaagtCTCAAGACAGGGCAGATCACTTAGCAACCTTacagagattctttgagaggatcaaaCAGTTCAGGTTAAGGTTGAATCCCAAGAAATGCACCTTTGGGGTAACTTATGGGAAATTGCTGGGGCATATCGTTATTGAGCGTG acatatgcGAGCCTATATGCCGTCTTCTAAGGAAGAGCGAGCCTAGAGTTTGGGATGATGATTGCCAGTGCACTTTCAAGAAGATTAAGGAGTGTCTCGTTTCTTCTCCAGTTTTAGTACCGCCTACGCCAGGGCGGCATTTGCTTATGTACTTGTCAATATCGGACATTGCCAtgggatgcatgttagctcagctcgatgattcagGAAAAGATCGAaccatttattatttgagtaagaggacgCTCAAGTATGAGTGCAGATACATTATGATTGAGTGCCTTTGTTTGGCACTAGTTTGGGTCACCAGAAAGCTGAGACACTATGTGACCGAGTATTCCATATTATTGGTCTCACGATTAGATCCATTGAGATATCTGTTCGGCATGCTTGTTTTGACTG TATCTGATGACAGATcggttgatgatgatttccctgatgAGCAGTTTGTCTTAATGACTAGTATTGCAGGATGGCgattgtactttgatggtgccaCCAATCAGTCAGGGTTTG GTCTAGAGACTACGCTCGATCTTGGAGTTAGACAGTTGGAAATCCACGGGGATTCCAACTTGGTTATTCAGCAGACTCAAAGTATCTGGAGGACTCGGGATGAGAAGTTGAAACCCTATCATGCTTATTTGGATTTGTTGGGCAATAGGTTTGAGGAGTTGAGATATATACATTTGCCTATGGCAGAAAATCAGTCTGCTGATGCGCTAGCCACCTTGGCTTTTGTGATTGAGATCCATGCAGGAGTGACTATGCGACCATTGCTAATTGAGACCGGGTCCGTACCAGCTTATTGTTGTCTGATTGGAGATATCGAGGATCAGGATGGACTACCATGGTACCATGATATTTATCAGTTTCTGTCATGTGGCGCTTACCCTGAGTCAGCCATTGTTAAGGATAAGAGAGCTTTGAGACAGTTagccactagatttgtgatttgtggagaGTCATTGTATAGACGATCGCCCGATGGCCTATTGTTGTTATATCTAGACCGTGCCTCTGTAGAtagagtgatgagagaggttcatgcaggagtTTGTGGCCCACACATGGAAGGACACATGTTGGCCCGAAAGATTATGAGGACAG TGTGGGGCATTGATATTATTGGAAATATCTCACCCAAGTCTTTCAGTGGGCACGAGTACATCTTAGTAGCtattgattacttcaccaagtgggtggaaacTGCTTCTTATGCCAGATTGATGGCAGCCAAGGTGACTAAGTTCATCAGATCACATATCATATGCCGatatggagtccctcatgagttgatctCAGATAGAGGGGTGCATTTCAGAGGCGAGGTGGATACATTGGTTCAGGAGTATGGCATTCAGCATCATAGATCATCTGCGTAA